From a single Brassica napus cultivar Da-Ae chromosome C9, Da-Ae, whole genome shotgun sequence genomic region:
- the LOC106366391 gene encoding probable serine/threonine-protein kinase At1g54610 produces MGCVFCKKSAGGKHNPDEAPPGNLRRETKTNHLPSSSSTAVYVPEVIETGGSKKDLGSTQIQTARTWHTSDFSAGSSRRPLGMNLRAPEGWPPWLIAACGESIKDLTPRRATTYEKLEKIGQGTYSNVYKAKDLLTGKIVALKKVRFDNLEAESVKFMAREILVLRRLNHPNVIKLEGLVASRVSCSLYLVFEYMEHDLTGLAAAQRVKFDLSQVKCFMKQLLSGLEHCHSRGVLHRDIKGSNLLIDNDGILKIADFGLATFFDPKQKQTLTSRVVTLWYRPPELLLGATNYGTGVDLWSAGCIMAELLAGKPVMPGRTEVEQLHKIFKLCGSPSELYWKKYKLANATLFKPQHPYKRCVAEAFNGFDPSTVHLVETLLAIDPVDRGTSTSALSSEFFTSEPLACDPSSLPKYPPSKELNIKLRDEEARRQKGLAGKASGVEGARRIRYRGDRTGRAIPAPEANAEIQANLDRWRVVPQTHGKSKSEKFPPPHQDGAVGHPVEDQSTKSSVFGAKPEASFGSSRSLKAGEGTSMRKVSNKEGTRGSSSRKYIWGLKPPPALGLSMDSLFRSRSEVFGNRR; encoded by the exons ATGGGCTGCGTTTTCTGCAAGAAGTCCGCTGGAGGAAAACATAATCCCGATGAAGCTCCTCCGGGAAACCTCCGCCGTGAAACCAAGACGAATCATttgccttcttcttcctccaccgCCGTATATGTACCGGAGGTCATCGAAACCGGAGGGAGCAAGAAGGATTTAGGTTCGACTCAGATTCAAACGGCGAGAACGTGGCACACCAGTGACTTCTCCGCCGGCTCTTCTCGCCGCCCGTTGGGGATGAATCTCCGTGCGCCGGAAGGATGGCCACCTTGGCTGATTGCTGCTTGCGGCGAGTCGATCAAAGACTTGACTCCACGGCGAGCCACCACATACGAGAAGCTCGAGAAG ATTGGGCAAGGAACTTACAGCAATGTGTATAAGGCTAAGGATCTATTGACTGGAAAAATTGTAGCTTTGAAGAAAGTTAGATTTGATAATTTGGAAGCAGAGAGTGTTAAGTTCATGGCTAGAGAGATTCTTGTGCTGCGACGGCTGAATCATCCTAATGTCATAAAGCTTGAAGGGTTAGTTGCTTCGAGGGTTTCGTGTAGTCTCTACCTTGTTTTTGAGTATATGGAGCATGATCTCACTGGCCTTGCTGCAGCTCAACGTGTCAAGTTTGATCTTTCTCAG GTGAAATGTTTTATGAAGCAGCTACTATCGGGGCTAGAGCATTGCCATAGCCGAGGAGTGTTACATCGGGATATCAAAGGTTCCAATTTGCTGATAGATAATGATGGAATACTGAAGATTGCTGATTTCGGTTTGGCTACGTTTTTCGATCCAAAGCAAAAGCAAACGCTGACTAGTCGTGTTGTCACGCTCTGGTACCGCCCTCCCGAGCTTCTTCTTGGAGCTACCAACTATGGAACTGGCGTTGATCTTTGGAGCGCCGGTTGTATCATGGCAGAGTTACTTGCGGGCAAGCCCGTTATGCCAGGAAGAACAGAG GTGGAACAACTTCATAAGATATTTAAATTATGTGGCTCGCCTTCAGAATTGTACTGGAAGAAGTACAAATTGGCAAACGCAACCCTTTTTAAGCCCCAACATCCGTACAAACGTTGTGTGGCTGAAGCATTCAACGGCTTCGACCCATCCACTGTGCATCTAGTCGAGACACTTCTTGCCATAGATCCTGTTGATCGAGGAACTTCTACCTCGGCCTTGAGTAGTGAA TTCTTTACGAGTGAACCTTTAGCGTGTGATCCATCAAGTCTACCAAAATATCCACCTTCCAAAGAGCTGAATATAAAGCTAAGGGACGAAGAGGCAAGAAG GCAAAAGGGTCTTGCTGGAAAAGCTAGTGGTGTGGAAGGAGCAAGAAGAATAAGGTATCGTGGTGATCGAACTGGGAGAGCCATTCCAGCTCCAGAAGCTAATGCCGAGATTCAAGCAAACTTAGAT AGGTGGAGAGTGGTACcacaaacacatggaaagagcAAGAGCGAGAAGTTCCCGCCTCCTCACCAGGACGGTGCTGTTGGGCACCCAGTGGAAGATCAGTCAACGAAAAGCTCTGTATTTGGTGCAAAGCCTGAGGCTTCTTTCGGGTCATCGAGATCACTGAAGGCTGGGGAAGGGACGTCAATGAGAAAGGTTTCAAACAAAGAAGGAACCCGGGGGTCTTCTTCTAGAAAGTACATATGGGGGCTTAAACCTCCTCCAGCGCTGGGGCTATCTATGGACTCACTTTTCAGGAGCAGATCAGAAGTTTTTGGGAACCGGAGATAG
- the LOC106362766 gene encoding uncharacterized protein LOC106362766 produces MSTSKDNWKPEETRYFFQLYAEERRKGNKVGQQMNKVGKKNIMDAFELRFKKGFSDWKRDYKNKYDSSRKKYIRIRMLTQNRTGLGYDNMGRIDMSDDWWKERERECPGIRKAFCKEIDNMDMFEAEFGGVVVTGAEGWSAQHGEASLNSRVGGDIAEDEADSQPAAETETQGQAPRQTQPAAQTHSGGSRAKRRRKEKDVAVEACEKRTAALQVKNMLAKQLMEREQPFSVETV; encoded by the exons ATGTCGACGTCAAAAGAT AATTGGAAACCTGAGGAAACTAGGTATTTTTTCCAACTCTacgcggaagagagaagaaaaggaaataagGTTGGTCAGCAAATGAATAAAGTAGGAAAAAAGAACATCATGGATGCGTTTGAGCTGAGGTTTAAGAAGGGATTTTCCGATTGGAAGAGGGACTACAAGAACAAGTACGACAGCAGCAGAAAAAAATACATCAGGATTAGGATGCTGACTCAGAACAGGACAGGACTTGGGTATGATAACATGGGAAGGATCGACATGTCAGATGATTGGTGGAAAGAGCGCGAAAGG GAGTGTCCAGGAATTAGAAAAGCCTTCTGCAAAGAAATTGATAACATGGATATGTTTGAAGCAGAATTTGGTGGTGTAGTAGTTACTGGAGCAGAAGGTTGGAGTGCTCAACATGGAGAAGCAAGCTTGAATTCGAGAGTTGGTGGAGATATTGCTGAGGATGAAGCTGATTCTCAGCCAGCAGCAGAGACAGAAACCCAGGGCCAAGCTCCTCGCCAAACTCAACCAGCAGCTCAGACTCATTCTGGAGGTTCAAGAGCAAAACGAAGGCGTAAGGAGAAAGATGTGGCTGTGGAGGCATGTGAAAAAAGGACAGCTGCTCTTCAAGTGAAGAATATGCTAGCAAAACAATTGATGGAGCGTGAACAACCATTCAGTGTTGAGACCGTATAA
- the LOC106364195 gene encoding uncharacterized protein LOC106364195, with protein MCLLKRFWYKLYQFGGFHLTFQSEDDGPSAQRPTAVSEDQSCKAVLERLTMSGDHRSRITRLESELGGELSNHNLLAMPVRLEQKDNVDALVQKFLRQILC; from the exons ATGTGCCTTTTGAAGAGGTTTTGGTATAAATTGTATCAATTTGGAGGATTTCACTTGACGTTTCAATCAGAAGACGACGGCCCAAGCGCCCAGAGGCCGACGGCTGTATCTGAAGATCAGAGCTGCAAGGCAGTGTTAGAGAGG CTTACGATGTCAGGGGATCACCGTTCTCGCATAACAAGATTG GAATCTGAACTG GGAGGTGAGTTGTCGAACCATAACTTGTTGGCAATGCCGGTAAGACTTGAGCAAAAGGACAATGTTGACGCTCTTGTACAGAAG TTTCTTCGGCAAATTTTGTGCTGA
- the LOC106366395 gene encoding GDSL esterase/lipase At4g10955-like has protein sequence MLMSNCASVEEETKESESVAATPPKTVVVKEDDADHHPYAFHVSGPRNVSSPNWRDLINSSWKDPNYKRTVMACFIQAAYLLELDRQENRDKQNALAPKWWIPFKYKLTQTLIDERDGSIFGALLEWDRSAAMADLVVIRPSGAPKAVLALRGTILKSLTMRRDIQDDLRFLAWESLKGSVRFNVALVALESVAKRYGSNNVCVVGHSLGAGFALQVGKALAKDGLFVDAHLFNPPSISLAMSLRNIGEKAGVAWKRLMSMLPPRNEPLVPNGCEAEAAPGSVSGGFRNWVPSFNGQNQKSSVDLRKWVPHLYVNDSDYICCYYTDQDGVNEKEKLNNNKENQSPVVKNTIPQAAAKLFVMSKGKQKFLEAHGLEQWWSENLELQSAIHSSRLITQQLKSLYSVK, from the exons ATGTTGATGTCGAATTGTGCGTCGGTGGAAGAAGAGACTAAGGAATCTGAATCCGTGGCGGCTACGCCTCCGAAGACGGTGGTGGTTAAGGAAGATGACGCTGATCATCATCCTTACGCGTTTCACGTATCTGGACCGAGGAACGTATCTTCTCCTAACTGGAGAGATCTAATCAATTCCAGTTG GAAGGATCCAAACTATAAGAGGACAGTAATGGCATGTTTTATTCAAGCAGCGTACTTACTTGAACTCGACAGACAAGAGAACCGAGACAAGCAAAACGCTCTCGCACCCAAATGGTGGATTCCTTTCAAGTACAAGTTAACGCAAACGCTGATTGATGAGAGAGACGGATCCATATTTGGAGCTCTTCTTGAATGGGACAGATCTGCTGCAATGGCTGATTTAGTCGTCATCAGACCGAGCGGTGCACCAAAAGCAGTACTTGCGCTAAGAGGAACGATACTCAAGAGTCTTACCATGAGACGTGATATCCAAGACGATCTCCGGTTTTTAGCTTGGGAGAGTCTTAAAGGCTCTGTGAGGTTTAACGTTGCTCTCGTAGCGCTGGAGTCAGTAGCGAAGAGATATGGTAGCAATAATGTCTGTGTTGTTGGTCACTCCTTAGGAGCAGGTTTTGCATTACAAGTTGGTAAGGCATTGGCTAAAGATGGGCTGTTCGTTGATGCGCATTTGTTCAACCCACCTTCTATATCTTTAGCTATGAGCTTAAGAAACATTGGTGAAAAAGCTGGTGTTGCTTGGAAACGACTCATGTCGATGCTTCCTCCGAGAAACGAGCCTTTGGTACCAAATGGTTGTGAAGCAGAGGCTGCTCCTGGGAGTGTTTCAGGAGGGTTTAGGAACTGGGTACCGAGTTTCAACGGACAAAATCAGAAATCTTCTGTGGATTTGAGAAAATGGGTGCCTCATTTGTATGTGAACGACAGTGACTATATCTGCTGCTACTACACAGACCAGGATGGAGTGAACGAGAAGGAAAAATTGAACAACAACAAGGAGAACCAGAGTCCTGTTGTGAAGAACACTATTCCTCAAGCAGCAGCAAAGCTTTTCGTGATGTCAAAAGGGAAACAGAAGTTTCTCGAGGCGCATGGGTTAGAACAATGGTGGTCCGAGAATCTAGAGCTTCAATCAGCGATTCACAGCAGCAGGCTGATCACTCAGCAACTCAAGTCATTATACAGTGTTAAGTAA
- the LOC106366392 gene encoding NADPH:adrenodoxin oxidoreductase, mitochondrial isoform X3, whose product MSMFLARRLVTRCFSSRPLHVCIVGSGPAGFYTADKLLKAHEGARIDIIDRLPTPYGLVRSGVAPDHPETKIAINQFSRVAQHERCAFYGNVKLGSDLSLSELRDLYHVVVLAYGAETDKDLGIPGESLGGVFSAREFVWWYNGHPDYSSLKPDLKSSDKAVILGQGNVALDVARILLRPTTELASTDIATHALSALEESSIRKVYLVGRRGPVQAALTAKELREILGIKNLHIRIKETDLSVTPADEEEMKNSRARKRIYELLSKAAAAAGTFEGDCGQRELHFVFFRQPERFLESDESKGRVSGVNLEKTILESVGSGKQIAVGTGEFEDINCSMVLKAIGYQSVPINGLPFDHKKGIVPNVRGRVVSTEPGLYVCGWLKRGPVGIIATNLYCAEETVGSISQDIEEGGVGKSEKEGSKGLMQLLEKKEVKMVDFSGWEKIDAKEKQMGIDRNKPREKLVTWEDLLAAASADS is encoded by the exons ATGAGTATGTTTCTAGCACGTCGTTTGGTAACAAGATGCTTCTCCTCCCGTCCTCTCCACGTCTGCATCGTTGGCAGCGGACCTGCTGGTTTCTACACTGCCGACAAG TTGTTGAAGGCACATGAAGGAGCACGTATTGATATAATTGATCGATTGCCCACACCTTATGGACTTGTTCGGTCCGGTGTTGCCCCTGATCATCCTGAAACTAAG ATTGCCATTAATCAATTTTCTCGCGTGGCACAACACGAGCGTTGCGCTTTTTACGGGAATGTAAAGCTTGGTTCCGACTTATCACTTTCTGAGCTGCGGGATTTGTATCACGTG GTTGTACTTGCATATGGTGCTGAAACTGACAAAGATCTTGGCATTCCAGGTGAG AGTTTGGGTGGTGTGTTCTCCGCAAGAGAATTCGTCTGGTGGTACAATGGGCATCCCGACTACAGTAGTTTGAAACCTGACTTGAAAAGCTCTGACAAAGCTGTTATTCTTGGCCAG GGTAATGTAGCTCTAGATGTTGCTCGGATTCTCTTAAGACCGACAACAGAATTGGCGTCAACTGATATAGCTACTCATGCTTTATCTGCGCTGGAAGAAAGTTCTATAAG GAAGGTGTATCTTGTTGGAAGACGGGGGCCAGTTCAAGCAGCATTGACTGCTAAAGAGCTTCGAGAAATTCTAG GGATTAAGAATTTACACATTCGAATAAAGGAAACTGACTTGAGTGTAACTCCTGCTGATGAG GAAGAAATGAAAAACAGTAGAGCCAGGAAGAGGATCTATGAATTACTGTCAAAGGCTGCAGCAGCAGCAGGAACATTCGAAGGAGACTGTGGTCAACGAGAGCTTCACTTTGTTTTCTTCCGCCAGCCTGAGCGGTTCTTAGAGTCAGATGAAAGCAAGGGTCGTGTTTCTGGTGTAAACTTGGAGAAAACCATTCTTGAAA GTGTTGGAAGCGGAAAGCAAATTGCAGTTGGTACAGGAGAGTTTGAAGATATTAACTGCAG TATGGTGTTGAAAGCCATTGGTTACCAGTCGGTTCCAATCAACGGTTTACcctttgatcacaagaaag GTATTGTCCCGAATGTAAGAGGTCGAGTGGTTAGTACAGAGCCAGGCTTGTACGTATGTGGATGGCTCAAAAGAGGACCAGTAGGCATAATTGCCACAAACCTTTACTGCGCAGAAGAAACA GTTGGTAGCATAAGCCAAGACATTGAAGAAGGAGGTGTTGGTAAAAGCGAAAAAGAAGGAAGCAAGGGACTGATGCAGTTGCTTGAGAAGAAAGAGGTGAAGATGGTAGATTTTAGTGGTTGGGAGAAGATTGAtgccaaagaaaaacaaatgggTATTGACAGAAATAAACCAAGAGAAAAATTAGTTACATGGGAAGATCTTTTAGCAGCAGCATCAGCAGACAGCTAG
- the LOC106366392 gene encoding NADPH:adrenodoxin oxidoreductase, mitochondrial isoform X1, protein MSMFLARRLVTRCFSSRPLHVCIVGSGPAGFYTADKLLKAHEGARIDIIDRLPTPYGLVRSGVAPDHPETKIAINQFSRVAQHERCAFYGNVKLGSDLSLSELRDLYHVKHGLFRLYLHMVLKLTKILAFQSLGGVFSAREFVWWYNGHPDYSSLKPDLKSSDKAVILGQGNVALDVARILLRPTTELASTDIATHALSALEESSIRKVYLVGRRGPVQAALTAKELREILGIKNLHIRIKETDLSVTPADEEEMKNSRARKRIYELLSKAAAAAGTFEGDCGQRELHFVFFRQPERFLESDESKGRVSGVNLEKTILESVGSGKQIAVGTGEFEDINCSMVLKAIGYQSVPINGLPFDHKKGIVPNVRGRVVSTEPGLYVCGWLKRGPVGIIATNLYCAEETVGSISQDIEEGGVGKSEKEGSKGLMQLLEKKEVKMVDFSGWEKIDAKEKQMGIDRNKPREKLVTWEDLLAAASADS, encoded by the exons ATGAGTATGTTTCTAGCACGTCGTTTGGTAACAAGATGCTTCTCCTCCCGTCCTCTCCACGTCTGCATCGTTGGCAGCGGACCTGCTGGTTTCTACACTGCCGACAAG TTGTTGAAGGCACATGAAGGAGCACGTATTGATATAATTGATCGATTGCCCACACCTTATGGACTTGTTCGGTCCGGTGTTGCCCCTGATCATCCTGAAACTAAG ATTGCCATTAATCAATTTTCTCGCGTGGCACAACACGAGCGTTGCGCTTTTTACGGGAATGTAAAGCTTGGTTCCGACTTATCACTTTCTGAGCTGCGGGATTTGTATCACGTG aAGCATGGTCTGTTCAGGTTGTACTTGCATATGGTGCTGAAACTGACAAAGATCTTGGCATTCCAG AGTTTGGGTGGTGTGTTCTCCGCAAGAGAATTCGTCTGGTGGTACAATGGGCATCCCGACTACAGTAGTTTGAAACCTGACTTGAAAAGCTCTGACAAAGCTGTTATTCTTGGCCAG GGTAATGTAGCTCTAGATGTTGCTCGGATTCTCTTAAGACCGACAACAGAATTGGCGTCAACTGATATAGCTACTCATGCTTTATCTGCGCTGGAAGAAAGTTCTATAAG GAAGGTGTATCTTGTTGGAAGACGGGGGCCAGTTCAAGCAGCATTGACTGCTAAAGAGCTTCGAGAAATTCTAG GGATTAAGAATTTACACATTCGAATAAAGGAAACTGACTTGAGTGTAACTCCTGCTGATGAG GAAGAAATGAAAAACAGTAGAGCCAGGAAGAGGATCTATGAATTACTGTCAAAGGCTGCAGCAGCAGCAGGAACATTCGAAGGAGACTGTGGTCAACGAGAGCTTCACTTTGTTTTCTTCCGCCAGCCTGAGCGGTTCTTAGAGTCAGATGAAAGCAAGGGTCGTGTTTCTGGTGTAAACTTGGAGAAAACCATTCTTGAAA GTGTTGGAAGCGGAAAGCAAATTGCAGTTGGTACAGGAGAGTTTGAAGATATTAACTGCAG TATGGTGTTGAAAGCCATTGGTTACCAGTCGGTTCCAATCAACGGTTTACcctttgatcacaagaaag GTATTGTCCCGAATGTAAGAGGTCGAGTGGTTAGTACAGAGCCAGGCTTGTACGTATGTGGATGGCTCAAAAGAGGACCAGTAGGCATAATTGCCACAAACCTTTACTGCGCAGAAGAAACA GTTGGTAGCATAAGCCAAGACATTGAAGAAGGAGGTGTTGGTAAAAGCGAAAAAGAAGGAAGCAAGGGACTGATGCAGTTGCTTGAGAAGAAAGAGGTGAAGATGGTAGATTTTAGTGGTTGGGAGAAGATTGAtgccaaagaaaaacaaatgggTATTGACAGAAATAAACCAAGAGAAAAATTAGTTACATGGGAAGATCTTTTAGCAGCAGCATCAGCAGACAGCTAG
- the LOC106366392 gene encoding NADPH:adrenodoxin oxidoreductase, mitochondrial isoform X2: MSMFLARRLVTRCFSSRPLHVCIVGSGPAGFYTADKLLKAHEGARIDIIDRLPTPYGLVRSGVAPDHPETKIAINQFSRVAQHERCAFYGNVKLGSDLSLSELRDLYHVHGLFRLYLHMVLKLTKILAFQSLGGVFSAREFVWWYNGHPDYSSLKPDLKSSDKAVILGQGNVALDVARILLRPTTELASTDIATHALSALEESSIRKVYLVGRRGPVQAALTAKELREILGIKNLHIRIKETDLSVTPADEEEMKNSRARKRIYELLSKAAAAAGTFEGDCGQRELHFVFFRQPERFLESDESKGRVSGVNLEKTILESVGSGKQIAVGTGEFEDINCSMVLKAIGYQSVPINGLPFDHKKGIVPNVRGRVVSTEPGLYVCGWLKRGPVGIIATNLYCAEETVGSISQDIEEGGVGKSEKEGSKGLMQLLEKKEVKMVDFSGWEKIDAKEKQMGIDRNKPREKLVTWEDLLAAASADS; the protein is encoded by the exons ATGAGTATGTTTCTAGCACGTCGTTTGGTAACAAGATGCTTCTCCTCCCGTCCTCTCCACGTCTGCATCGTTGGCAGCGGACCTGCTGGTTTCTACACTGCCGACAAG TTGTTGAAGGCACATGAAGGAGCACGTATTGATATAATTGATCGATTGCCCACACCTTATGGACTTGTTCGGTCCGGTGTTGCCCCTGATCATCCTGAAACTAAG ATTGCCATTAATCAATTTTCTCGCGTGGCACAACACGAGCGTTGCGCTTTTTACGGGAATGTAAAGCTTGGTTCCGACTTATCACTTTCTGAGCTGCGGGATTTGTATCACGTG CATGGTCTGTTCAGGTTGTACTTGCATATGGTGCTGAAACTGACAAAGATCTTGGCATTCCAG AGTTTGGGTGGTGTGTTCTCCGCAAGAGAATTCGTCTGGTGGTACAATGGGCATCCCGACTACAGTAGTTTGAAACCTGACTTGAAAAGCTCTGACAAAGCTGTTATTCTTGGCCAG GGTAATGTAGCTCTAGATGTTGCTCGGATTCTCTTAAGACCGACAACAGAATTGGCGTCAACTGATATAGCTACTCATGCTTTATCTGCGCTGGAAGAAAGTTCTATAAG GAAGGTGTATCTTGTTGGAAGACGGGGGCCAGTTCAAGCAGCATTGACTGCTAAAGAGCTTCGAGAAATTCTAG GGATTAAGAATTTACACATTCGAATAAAGGAAACTGACTTGAGTGTAACTCCTGCTGATGAG GAAGAAATGAAAAACAGTAGAGCCAGGAAGAGGATCTATGAATTACTGTCAAAGGCTGCAGCAGCAGCAGGAACATTCGAAGGAGACTGTGGTCAACGAGAGCTTCACTTTGTTTTCTTCCGCCAGCCTGAGCGGTTCTTAGAGTCAGATGAAAGCAAGGGTCGTGTTTCTGGTGTAAACTTGGAGAAAACCATTCTTGAAA GTGTTGGAAGCGGAAAGCAAATTGCAGTTGGTACAGGAGAGTTTGAAGATATTAACTGCAG TATGGTGTTGAAAGCCATTGGTTACCAGTCGGTTCCAATCAACGGTTTACcctttgatcacaagaaag GTATTGTCCCGAATGTAAGAGGTCGAGTGGTTAGTACAGAGCCAGGCTTGTACGTATGTGGATGGCTCAAAAGAGGACCAGTAGGCATAATTGCCACAAACCTTTACTGCGCAGAAGAAACA GTTGGTAGCATAAGCCAAGACATTGAAGAAGGAGGTGTTGGTAAAAGCGAAAAAGAAGGAAGCAAGGGACTGATGCAGTTGCTTGAGAAGAAAGAGGTGAAGATGGTAGATTTTAGTGGTTGGGAGAAGATTGAtgccaaagaaaaacaaatgggTATTGACAGAAATAAACCAAGAGAAAAATTAGTTACATGGGAAGATCTTTTAGCAGCAGCATCAGCAGACAGCTAG
- the LOC106366392 gene encoding NADPH:adrenodoxin oxidoreductase, mitochondrial isoform X4: MVLKLTKILAFQSLGGVFSAREFVWWYNGHPDYSSLKPDLKSSDKAVILGQGNVALDVARILLRPTTELASTDIATHALSALEESSIRKVYLVGRRGPVQAALTAKELREILGIKNLHIRIKETDLSVTPADEEEMKNSRARKRIYELLSKAAAAAGTFEGDCGQRELHFVFFRQPERFLESDESKGRVSGVNLEKTILESVGSGKQIAVGTGEFEDINCSMVLKAIGYQSVPINGLPFDHKKGIVPNVRGRVVSTEPGLYVCGWLKRGPVGIIATNLYCAEETVGSISQDIEEGGVGKSEKEGSKGLMQLLEKKEVKMVDFSGWEKIDAKEKQMGIDRNKPREKLVTWEDLLAAASADS, encoded by the exons ATGGTGCTGAAACTGACAAAGATCTTGGCATTCCAG AGTTTGGGTGGTGTGTTCTCCGCAAGAGAATTCGTCTGGTGGTACAATGGGCATCCCGACTACAGTAGTTTGAAACCTGACTTGAAAAGCTCTGACAAAGCTGTTATTCTTGGCCAG GGTAATGTAGCTCTAGATGTTGCTCGGATTCTCTTAAGACCGACAACAGAATTGGCGTCAACTGATATAGCTACTCATGCTTTATCTGCGCTGGAAGAAAGTTCTATAAG GAAGGTGTATCTTGTTGGAAGACGGGGGCCAGTTCAAGCAGCATTGACTGCTAAAGAGCTTCGAGAAATTCTAG GGATTAAGAATTTACACATTCGAATAAAGGAAACTGACTTGAGTGTAACTCCTGCTGATGAG GAAGAAATGAAAAACAGTAGAGCCAGGAAGAGGATCTATGAATTACTGTCAAAGGCTGCAGCAGCAGCAGGAACATTCGAAGGAGACTGTGGTCAACGAGAGCTTCACTTTGTTTTCTTCCGCCAGCCTGAGCGGTTCTTAGAGTCAGATGAAAGCAAGGGTCGTGTTTCTGGTGTAAACTTGGAGAAAACCATTCTTGAAA GTGTTGGAAGCGGAAAGCAAATTGCAGTTGGTACAGGAGAGTTTGAAGATATTAACTGCAG TATGGTGTTGAAAGCCATTGGTTACCAGTCGGTTCCAATCAACGGTTTACcctttgatcacaagaaag GTATTGTCCCGAATGTAAGAGGTCGAGTGGTTAGTACAGAGCCAGGCTTGTACGTATGTGGATGGCTCAAAAGAGGACCAGTAGGCATAATTGCCACAAACCTTTACTGCGCAGAAGAAACA GTTGGTAGCATAAGCCAAGACATTGAAGAAGGAGGTGTTGGTAAAAGCGAAAAAGAAGGAAGCAAGGGACTGATGCAGTTGCTTGAGAAGAAAGAGGTGAAGATGGTAGATTTTAGTGGTTGGGAGAAGATTGAtgccaaagaaaaacaaatgggTATTGACAGAAATAAACCAAGAGAAAAATTAGTTACATGGGAAGATCTTTTAGCAGCAGCATCAGCAGACAGCTAG